DNA from Pelobacter propionicus DSM 2379:
CATGGCAGACAGGTGCGAATTAGCAGTTGATATTATTAGGTTGACACGCGGCAGTAATTGATGGTAAAAACTTCTCTTTAAAATCAATCAAATCAACGTATCCTACGTTTACATGGAGGTGCAGTTTGGCACATCACAAGTCGGCAATCAAACGGATTAAACAGAATGCGAAGAAGAACGCCCGTAACAGGCACATCTCATCGACGCTGAAGACATATATCAAGCGGGTCCGTGAGGCTGTTGAGGCAAAGGACAAGGAAGCGGCGACCGTTGCGCTGAAGGCTGCTATCCCGGTCATCGACAAGACCGCCACAAAGGGCGTCATCCACAGTTCAAACGCGTCACGCACCGTGTCGCGCTTGACCAAGCTGGTCAATACCCTCGGCTAGTACCGTTTAGTTTTCCATAAAAATGGGGGACTTCCGCTGCAGTGGAAGT
Protein-coding regions in this window:
- the rpsT gene encoding 30S ribosomal protein S20 — its product is MAHHKSAIKRIKQNAKKNARNRHISSTLKTYIKRVREAVEAKDKEAATVALKAAIPVIDKTATKGVIHSSNASRTVSRLTKLVNTLG